The Nematostella vectensis chromosome 11, jaNemVect1.1, whole genome shotgun sequence nucleotide sequence TTCATGGAACTGAAGGTCACCGGTAAACTGGACGATGCCACACTCAAGGAGATGCAAAATAGCGATTTGGAAACAAGGATATGCACAACGGTAATAGAATCACTCCTgttgttaaagccgcattatcactttacttccggaggtccgacagaaacctcagccgttaaaagacaaaagaatctattcgaatccgaaatatttaacaggccatccgctctaaattagcagtcacatcctcaaagaaacttccaataggcacactgctttcaatattttgaaatatttttcgtgttttccattaaaatgTCATCGGAGATTCTCActtaatcgaccggaagtaaacaggtgataatgcggcttttaAGTCAGGGGAGCAAGTGTAGCGCTGTTAGCAGAGAGCGCTCTGttgtgcctgtgcctctcaccacaggtttcccggtcgctctgtagtgcctgtgcctctcaccacaggtttcccggtcgctctgttgTGCCTGGGCCTCTCCGGGTTACTCCCGGTTCCTACGTGAGTTGTTGTTTCTCGCCTTTGTTCCAAGGATTTTCCTTTggttctcccccccccccccccccccccccccaccaccaccaccaccgatTTTGGTCTTAACTGTTTTCCTTATTAAGAAATAAGTTATATGGCGGCCTACTTTATGCCTTTAATTCAACCACTTTGGAGCTTGTTACTTTGCGATCTTGTAAATCCAGCATATTAGCTGCAATGTTAGTGTCTAGCTTCCGAAACTTGTAGGTAAAAGGGTGGGGggtaagaaagaaaaaaaaacccgatGATAATGGAAAAGGTGGCTATTTAGGAAATTTGGAGTTATATGATAGGTGACAATAATATTTGGAACAGTTTACGGCTTGTATAGTTCGTTCTTATATTATAGGGAAGGGGGTAGTAGGGTTAAAAAGGATTGAAGatgtgaaaaatatttataataatttgcCTGTCCAATTCGCTTAATCCTATTAGGATTGTCACTGCGTGGGCGTCGCTTCAAGACCTATACTCGATGGAGGAAGACGGACCTCTCCTACTACCTCCAGTTCGGAGACGATATCTCCGAGTCGGAGCAAGTGCGCGTGTTCAAACTCGCGTTCGACATCTGGGCCAATGCGGCACCTAGACTCAAGTTCACAAGAACAATGGTATACTATTACTGTAATTAGGTATACTATCCCCTTACAAATGAGATGTACGCCGCAGTATACCACCATTTTTCTCTTCAAGAATGACTAATTAGCAGTATTTTTGTCCATCCACTCAACTACCAGTTTTGTGAGACTGTTTGAGCCAGTGCATGCTGGTTTGATTACCATACCAGTTCCCCAGATTTTTTCTCCTATTTCTTGGCTGGGAAAAAGCCTGAATACTGATGGTGAACGGTATCTCAGGGTGAAGATTTCATAAATGCCTAGTCTATACAACTTAGGTGTCCGCTTTACCGTgtagaaaaataaagaatatacACCCTTTGTTTTTGAAGAGATATGACTATATACTTACCATATGTGGATGACCTGTTTTCTTCCTACTTCCAGGATAGTATATGAAACACAGTTTATATGAGATTTCTTTTGGTATTCATGATTTATCTGTTGCTCTCTTTCTCCAGTTTTGGTTGGCATACCCATGCTGGTGTTCCTGGGGAGAAACAATGCTCCTCGAGCTTCGATAGCTGGAATGGCGTGCTCGCGCATGCGTACTTCCCCCCAGACGGCAGAATCCATTTTGACGAGTACGAGTGGTGGCACCCGTGGCAGAAGAGGGTTCTCATCAGGGCCGCCCTTCCGATGGTGAGTTATGGTAATAATAATGGAGATACCTGTGGTATTTTGGGAGCTCACAGAAGTGGGTTCTCTTCAGGGCCGCCCTTCCGATGGTAagttatgataataataatggagATACCTGTGGTATTTTGGGAGCTCACAGAAGTGGGTTCTCTTCAGGGCCGCCCTTTCGAGGGTGAGTTATGGTAATAATAATGGAGATACCTGTGGTATTTTGGGAGCTCACAGAAGTGGGTTCTCTTCATGGCCGCCCTCTTCCGATGGTGAGTTATGGTAATAATAATGGAGATACCTGTGGTATTTTTGGAGCTCACAGAAGTGGGTTCTCTTTAGGGCCGCCCTTCCGATGGTGAGTTATGGTAATAATAATGGAGATACCTGTGGTATTTTGGGAGCTCAAAGAAGTGGGTTCTCTTCAAGGCCGCCCTTTCGATGGTGAGTTATGGTTATAATAATGGAGATACCTGTGGTATTTTGGGAGCTCACAGAAGTGGGTTCTCTTCAGGGCCGCCCTTCCGATGGTGAGTTATGGTAATAATAATGGAGATACCTGTGGTATTGTGGGAGCTCACTGAGTACCCCGTTCAATAGTAAGTTACTTTTAGTATCTAAAAGGTGTGTGAAGCAAACTTAGAAGGGGTAGtaaaaaaaggagaaataaaaagaaacgtCGTATCCCCCCCATCCTATGATAAATACCGTACTGGGTCAGAGTAGGGGGGATGCGTGGAGTATATTTGGGATTTGGGAGTTCATTTCCTCAACATccccaacccccctccccacttCCCGACCGATTTTCATAGGAAGATAGGATACACCCTTGAGGGGGATGTGACGTGAATGGGTGACAATAGTTTGTGTTACAGATTACAGCGTACGTGATCGGTCACACACTATGCCTCAGTATTGTGTGACGTGGTTGTATAATGATGTATGGTGTTACACACTGCAGCATATAATGGACAGGTCACGCACTCGTTGCTTGGCAGTGTATTGTGCTACAAGTTGCAGAGCATATGATTTCAATCACACACGGGGGCTTAAGATTGCGTTACGATTGAGTGTGGAACAACAGTGTTTAACATTGCGTGACGTTGTTGCGTGACACTGCTGCAATCTACACAAAATTAAGCCCTAGTGCGTGGCGGATCTCTAGTCTTGCAACATGAAGAGATCGGTCACGCACTAGGGCTTAAGATTGCGTGACGT carries:
- the LOC116615362 gene encoding interstitial collagenase-like; the encoded protein is MELKVTGKLDDATLKEMQNSDLETRICTTDCHCVGVASRPILDGGRRTSPTTSSSETISPSRSKCACSNSRSTSGPMRHLDSSSQEQCFGWHTHAGVPGEKQCSSSFDSWNGVLAHAYFPPDGRIHFDEYEWWHPWQKRVLIRAALPMVAAHEIGHALGLEHSSVKGSIMWPTCCESSLK